The DNA region TGCGGCGTCTTGGCGTGGATTCTGTCAATCCAAGGCGGGTGACCTACAAGCGCCTGACGCGCTGATCTTCTCACGGCCTCTCAGATCAAGAGCCTCGGCAAACGCCGGGGCTTTTTGCATTGTGTGCCGTCGCTTTCAGAGCGGCGAATTTCGTGAATGGAGCGGATTCATGCTTGCCACTCGCGTTCAAATCACATAAAGATATCTTTATATGTTGATTGGGTCGAATATGGCTGAAGCTGTGAGGCTTGGACTGGATGCGCTGGTGGACGTCTTGAAGGCGGCCGGTGAGCCGACGCGTCTGCGGCTTCTCGCGCTGCTTGCCGCCAGTGACCTGACTGTGACCGATCTTACGGAAATTCTCGGCCAATCGCAGCCCCGTATTTCGCGACATCTGAAGCTCCTCGGCGAGGCCGACCTCATCGATCGCTATCAAGAGGGTGCCTGGGCTTATTTCCGGCTGAGGCAGGACGGCAAGGCGGCAGCGCTGGTGCGCGTGCTGCTGGCACATGCCTCCGCGAACGACCCTGTGATCCTGCGCGACGGTGAGCGTCTTTCGGCTGTGAAGCGCCAGCGTGCGGAGCGGGCACAAGCCTATTTCAGCCGCAACGCCGCCGAATGGGATGAGCTTCGGCGTCTGCACGCCGCCGACGAGGAGGTGGATGCCGCTGTCATCAAGCTGCTCGGCACTCAGCCGGTCTACTCGCTGCTCGATCTCGGCACGGGGACCGGGCGCATGCTGGAGCTGCTTTCCGGGCTTTATCGACGGGCGATCGGGGTCGATGCCAGCCGTGACATGCTGAGCGTTGCCCGCGCCAATCTCGACAGGGCGGGCATCACCAAGGCTTCGGTACGGCATGCCGATATTTTGAACCTGCCGTTCGAGGGGCAGGACTTCGATCTCGTCACCATTCATCAGGTCCTGCATTTCTTCGATCAGCCGGAAATCGCGATCGCCGAGGCGGCGCGGATGCTGGCCCCGGGCGGACGTCTTATGGTCATAGACCTTGCGCCGCACGCGCTCGAATATCTTCGCGACGAGCATGCACATGTCCGCCTCGGTTTCTCGCATCAGTCGGTGACGGACTGGCTGCGCAAGACGGGGCTCGATGTGGAGCAGACCGTCGATCTTCATCCGGGTCAGCAGGGCGAGAAGGGGCTTACGGTCACCATCTGGCTTGCGCGCGATCCGAGGCGCCTCGTTGCATCCGAAGGCGCCGAAACAGTATTGGCCGGGGAGGTATGATATGGCTTTGAACACCGGAGACCGCCGCAATATCGGCATTTCCTTCGAATTCTTCCCGCCGAAGTCGGAGGAGATGGAAGGTCAGCTCTGGAAGGCTGTGGCAGAGTTGCAGGACTGGAGTCCGGATTTCGTTTCGGTGACCTATGGCGCGGGTGGCACCACGAAGGCGCCGACCCTGACGGCCGTCACGCGGTTCCTCAACGAGACGCCGCTTTCGACCGCGTCGCATCTCACCTGCGTGGGCGCCACCAAGGAAGAGACGCATCAGGTGATCGACCATTTCCGCAATGTGGGCGTCAAGCATTTCGTCGCATTGCGCGGCGATGCGCCCGGCGGGGCAGGGGTTCCCTACCAGCCGCATCCGGGCGGCTATGCCAATGCGGCTGAACTCGTGGCCGGCCTCCGCGGCATCGGCGACTTCGAGATTTCGGTGTCCGCCTATCCGGAAAAGCATCCAGAGAGCCGGGACGTGGCGTCCGATATCGACATGCTGAAGCGCAAGGCCGACAACGGCGCGGACCGCGCGCTGACGCAGTTCTTCTTCGACAACGACAATTTCGAGCGATACCTGGAGAAGGTGCGGGCCGCAGGCGTCAAAATCCCAATCGTGCCCGGCATCATGCCGATCCAGAACCTGACGCAGCTGAAGCGCTTTGCCAGTGCGTGCGGCACGGTGATCCCGGCGTTTCTCGACGAACGCTTTGCCGGTCTCGACGACAAGGTGGACGAACGGGCAAAGGTTGCCGCGGATGTCGCCGTCGAGCAAATCGAGGATCTCGTTCGCCGCGGCCTGGACGAGTTCCATCTCTATACGATGAATCGTTCGCCGCTGGTTTCGGCAGTGCTCACCAATCTCGGTCTCCGCCGTGAAGGCGCGAAGAGGGTAGCGGGCGCCGCCGCCTGAAACCTGCCAATCGGCGTCGAATAAAAAAGCGCATGTCTGGCGGTGACATGCGCTTTTTAATTGGCTGAACTGTTAGCTTTTCAGGAGCTAGGTATTCCAGTCATAGGGCTCGTCGAGCGCTCAAATGAAGAGCATGGACAAGACGAACGCGAACGCTGCACTGACCAACAGGACATTCAAGGATCGTGTGATACCCATGTCTGCCTCCTCGCGTTAACCAGCACATAATATGTCTGAATTGTGTCGCGTGAAAAGCGGATTCTATGCTGCAGCGCAGCGGCGGGCTGTGGATGAGTCGGGGTCCTGTCGCCTAACCAATTGGAATTAAGCGCTAAATCACAACGAAATTTTATTCACACATTTTAACGGCACGTTAAACTGGGCGATTGGCCCGTTAACGTTGACGGCTGCATCAAGGCATGGCCGGAAGCTGCTGATATGATGCGGGAAAACGAAAACGCGCTCCGGCAATTTCCAGGGCGCGATCGAAATTGACAGTCTTCGCGAAATAGCAGATCAGAGCGCGCTCAAGAGGCCGGGCGTCGCCCAGCCGTCGGCCGGCATTCCGAGGCGCTGCTGTTCCTTCTGGATCGCAACGCGGGTGCCGGAGCCCAGGATACCGTCGATCTTGCCGACATCGTGGCCCTTGGACTGCAGCTTGGTCTGCAACTGCTTCATCTGGTCGTTCACGAGGCCCTGTTCCGGCGTCCCCTTGAGGTAGGGCTGGGCGCCGGTAAAGCGGGTGGCGAAATAGGCGGCCGAGGTCGTGTAGATGAACGACTTGTTCCACTCGAGATAGATCTTGAAGTTCGGGTAGGCGATGAAGGCCGGCCCATGGCGGCCCTGCGGGAGAACGAGGTCGCCCTCCAGATTGCCGAAGCTGGTGTTGCCGTCGCGCGGCTGGACACCGAGCGCGAACCATTCGCCCGCCGTCATGGTGCCGCCGAGCCCCGATTTTTCCCAGGGAAGGTTGTCGGGCAGGGTGACCTCCTGCAGCCAGGGCTGACCGCGTTCGAAGCCGAGATGCTGGATGAACTTCGCAGCCGTGAGGATGGCGTCAGCGCCGCTCTCCTTCAGCCGTACATGGCCGTCACCGTCGCCATCCATGCCGTAGGCGACGATATCGCGCGGCAGCATCTGCACCTGACCGATTTCGCCTGCCCATGCGCCGGTGTTGGCCGCCGGGTCGAGGTCGCCGTGCTGGACCATTTCGATGAGCGCGATCAACTGCGGGCGGAAGAGTTCGGGACGGCGGCAATCATGCGCCAGCGTGACAAGCGCATTGCGCGTGTTGAAGTCGCCCTGTACGGCGCCGAAGTCCGTCTCCATCGCCCAGAAGGCGGTAATGACGCCCGGTGCGACACCATAGTCTCGCTCGGCCCTGGCGAAGACGTCGGAAAACTGCTTCAGCTTCTGGCGGCCGATATCCAGGCGGCCCTGGCTGACGGTACGCTGTGAGAATTCGAGGAAGGTTTGCTTGAAGACGCCCTGCGCACGGTCGCGGCTGAGAACCTTCGGATCGATCTGCGCGCCGGCGAGCGCCTTGTCGGCGGCTTCGGCCGAAGCGCCTGCAGCAATCGCATCGGCCTTCACGCCGGCCAGGAATTCGGCAAGATCGCCGCCGCAGGCCGCGGGAGCAGCCTGAGGCGTTGCGGCGGGTGGAGGGGAGGCCGTCGGAGCCATTGCCTGCTGCTGAGCCAATGCCGTGGTTGCCGCGGTGACTGCAAACAAAAGAGCAAGTGCAGAGCGGCTTGCGAGCGAGCGGTGCATGAGATCGTCCTTATATCCGAAATATGTCCGCTGCTTTCACAGATGAATGTGACGGAAGCAAGAAAGATCGACGGACGTTACTAAGAATTTCTGTCCTTGGAAACGGAAGCCACCCAGTTGGCCCAGTTCTTTGAGGATCCCGCGAAGGCGTTGATGTCGGTTGGGCCTTTGATGCCCGGGATCACGCCGGTCGACGTGTACTGCCAGAAGGCCCAGCGCCTGTCAGCATAGGTGACCTCGGGGTGCTTGGCGACCGAGCGTACCCAGAAGTGGTAGTCCTGGAAATAGCCCTGCAGGTTTTCGCGATGGAAGTCGACCGACGTATAGATGATCGGGCGCTTACCGTAATAGGATTCGAGGCGATCCATGAAGCGCTGCATCTGGGCCCGTACCGTGGCGGGATCGGGCCGGTGACGGCAGGTCGGAGATGCGCCGTTCCACTCGACGTCCAGAACCGGCGGCAGGCGCACCGATTCCCGCGGGACGTTGCGGATGAACCAGTCGGCCTGCTCGTCAGCGGACGAGCAGAAATAATAGAAATGATAGGGCGCATGGGCGATGCCAACGGCGCGGGCGCGCTGCCAATATTCATTGAAGCGCTGGTCGAACCTGTCCTTCCCCTCGGTCGCCTTGATGAAGGCAAAGGCAACGCCGGAAGTC from Rhizobium sullae includes:
- a CDS encoding ArsR/SmtB family transcription factor produces the protein MAEAVRLGLDALVDVLKAAGEPTRLRLLALLAASDLTVTDLTEILGQSQPRISRHLKLLGEADLIDRYQEGAWAYFRLRQDGKAAALVRVLLAHASANDPVILRDGERLSAVKRQRAERAQAYFSRNAAEWDELRRLHAADEEVDAAVIKLLGTQPVYSLLDLGTGTGRMLELLSGLYRRAIGVDASRDMLSVARANLDRAGITKASVRHADILNLPFEGQDFDLVTIHQVLHFFDQPEIAIAEAARMLAPGGRLMVIDLAPHALEYLRDEHAHVRLGFSHQSVTDWLRKTGLDVEQTVDLHPGQQGEKGLTVTIWLARDPRRLVASEGAETVLAGEV
- the metF gene encoding methylenetetrahydrofolate reductase [NAD(P)H]: MALNTGDRRNIGISFEFFPPKSEEMEGQLWKAVAELQDWSPDFVSVTYGAGGTTKAPTLTAVTRFLNETPLSTASHLTCVGATKEETHQVIDHFRNVGVKHFVALRGDAPGGAGVPYQPHPGGYANAAELVAGLRGIGDFEISVSAYPEKHPESRDVASDIDMLKRKADNGADRALTQFFFDNDNFERYLEKVRAAGVKIPIVPGIMPIQNLTQLKRFASACGTVIPAFLDERFAGLDDKVDERAKVAADVAVEQIEDLVRRGLDEFHLYTMNRSPLVSAVLTNLGLRREGAKRVAGAAA
- a CDS encoding lytic murein transglycosylase yields the protein MHRSLASRSALALLFAVTAATTALAQQQAMAPTASPPPAATPQAAPAACGGDLAEFLAGVKADAIAAGASAEAADKALAGAQIDPKVLSRDRAQGVFKQTFLEFSQRTVSQGRLDIGRQKLKQFSDVFARAERDYGVAPGVITAFWAMETDFGAVQGDFNTRNALVTLAHDCRRPELFRPQLIALIEMVQHGDLDPAANTGAWAGEIGQVQMLPRDIVAYGMDGDGDGHVRLKESGADAILTAAKFIQHLGFERGQPWLQEVTLPDNLPWEKSGLGGTMTAGEWFALGVQPRDGNTSFGNLEGDLVLPQGRHGPAFIAYPNFKIYLEWNKSFIYTTSAAYFATRFTGAQPYLKGTPEQGLVNDQMKQLQTKLQSKGHDVGKIDGILGSGTRVAIQKEQQRLGMPADGWATPGLLSAL
- a CDS encoding glycoside hydrolase family 25 protein, coding for MRRILFCVLPLAIMLAGCTSSGYDYLETASVKPKTRFKDTDPQDFGAKHPHRSEVHGIDISKWQGDIDWQAVKTSGVAFAFIKATEGKDRFDQRFNEYWQRARAVGIAHAPYHFYYFCSSADEQADWFIRNVPRESVRLPPVLDVEWNGASPTCRHRPDPATVRAQMQRFMDRLESYYGKRPIIYTSVDFHRENLQGYFQDYHFWVRSVAKHPEVTYADRRWAFWQYTSTGVIPGIKGPTDINAFAGSSKNWANWVASVSKDRNS